A window of the Arachis duranensis cultivar V14167 chromosome 5, aradu.V14167.gnm2.J7QH, whole genome shotgun sequence genome harbors these coding sequences:
- the LOC107490343 gene encoding LEAF RUST 10 DISEASE-RESISTANCE LOCUS RECEPTOR-LIKE PROTEIN KINASE-like 1.2 isoform X3, with protein sequence MFFSAFLPNLKQQMILRISIHYNGPQLYIIITIIFLFSLATTVVSVNPKFVACTPRSCGNGLNIKYPFWIPYDQDSFCGYPHFEITCKNKNPILKASNYDLLVKDINYTNSSFTAANLAAYEEKCPAPMNNYSFDKLPFTYSSENNNLTFFYNCTTKPIDYPIYEVDCAENASHSSFAVFHKEVLERKNYSMNECQFVINVPLNMNAAVNFSSLLQMNYTEILKMGFLLNWTAPNCQYCEKSGGRCGFDGDQFLCFCKDKSHLKSCGDGNHWRWIVLIVAAAVIGLVALAMAVIFYQRRKKTSYGLSYTQPRSLSSDPSSWKDTEKGSQYFGAHLFTYTELEEATNFFDPSRELGDGGFGTVYYGQLPDGRCIAVKRLYENNYRRVEQFMNEIEILTRLRHKNLVSLFGCTSRHSRELLLVYEYIANGTVADHLHGNRAKAGTLPWHIRMNIALETATALAYLHDSEIIHRDVKTNNILLDSNFVVKVADFGLSRLFPNNVTHVSTVPQGTPGYVDPEYHECYQLTVKSDVYSFGVVLVELISSLPAVDITRHRHEINLSTMAINKIQNQALHELVDKNLGFDSDLKVRKMINAVAELAFQCLQSSKDMRPSMQEVVDTLKDIQSDGEYKGQSHAEVMDISSTADDAVLLKDDPPPPSPASTVGSKSTTPNASG encoded by the exons ATGTTCTTCTCTGCATTCCTTCCAAATCTCAAGCAACAAATGATCCTTCGAATCTCCATCCATTACAATGGACCTCAACTATACATTATAATCACCATTATCTTCTTGTTCTCCCTGGCTACCACTGTGGTATCTGTTAATCCAAAATTTGTGGCCTGCACACCTAGAAGCTGTGGAAATGGTCTAAACATTAAGTATCCATTCTGGATCCCTTACGACCAGGATTCATTTTGCGGCTATCCTCACTTTGAGATCACCTGCAAGAACAAGAATCCAATTCTCAAAGCATCCAATTATGACTTGCTAGTGAAAGATATCAATTACACCAACTCTTCATTTACTGCTGCTAACCTTGCTGCCTATGAGGAAAAGTGTCCTGCTCCCATGAACAATTACAGTTTTGATAAGTTACCATTTACTTATAGTTCTGAGAACAATAATCTCACTTTCTTCTATAACTGTACCACGAAACCAATAGATTACCCCATATATGAAGTAGATTGTGCTGAAAATGCTTCTCATTCTTCATTTGCGGTTTTCCATAAGGAGGTGCTGGAGCGCAAAAACTACTCCATGAATGAGTGTCAATTTGTGATTAATGTGCCACTGAACATGAATGCTGCTGTTAATTTCAGTAGCTTATTGCAAATGAATTACACCGAAATTTTGAAGATGGGATTTCTTTTAAACTGGACTGCACCCAATTGCCAATACTGTGAGAAGAGTGGTGGACGGTGTGGATTTGACGGTGATCAGTTCCTCTGCTTCTGCAAGGATAAGTCTCACCTGAAAAGTTGTGGTGATG GAAATCACTGGAGATGGATAGTCCTTATAG TTGCTGCTGCTGTGATTGGATTGGTAGCCCTTGCCATGGCCGTTATTTTCTATCAAAGGCGAAAGAAGACCAGTTATGGATTGTCTTATACACAGCCACGGAGCTTGTCTTCTGATCCATCATCTTGGAAAGATACTGAGAAGGGAAGTCAATACTTTGGAGCGCACCTCTTTACCTATACTGAACTTGAAGAGGCTACTAACTTCTTTGACCCATCCAGAGAACTAGGAGATGGAGGTTTCGGGACAGTGTATTATG GACAACTACCAGATGGACGTTGCATCGCAGTGAAGCGGTTATATGAGAACAATTACAGGAGAGTAGAACAATTCATGAATGAAATTGAGATCCTAACTCGCCTACGCCACAAAAACCTTGTCTCACTATTTGGATGCACTTCTCGCCACAGCCGTGAACTTCTGCTTGTCTATGAGTATATTGCAAATGGAACTGTTGCTGATCATCTTCATGGAAACCGAGCCAAAGCTGGTACACTGCCCTGGCATATTAGGATGAACATTGCCCTGGAGACTGCAACTGCCTTGGCATATCTTCATGATTCTGAAATCATCCATAGAGATGTCAAAACCAATAATATTCTTCTTGACAGCAACTTTGTTGTGAAAGTCGCAGATTTTGGACTTTCGCGCCTTTTTCCAAACAATGTCACCCATGTTTCAACCGTTCCACAAGGGACACCTGGTTATGTGGATCCCGAGTACCATGAATGCTACCAGCTTACTGTCAAAAGTGATGTTTATAGCTTTGGAGTTGTGTTGGTTGAGCTGATATCATCCTTGCCGGCTGTTGATATCACAAGGCATCGGCACGAAATCAATTTGTCCACCATGGCCATTAACAAGATTCAGAATCAGGCACTGCATGAGCTAGTGGACAAAAATCTTGGGTTTGATTCAGATTTGAAGGTAAGGAAGATGATAAATGCAGTAGCCGAGTTAGCATTTCAGTGCTTGCAGAGTTCCAAAGATATGAGACCTTCAATGCAAGAAGTAGTGGATACTCTCAAGGATATACAGAGTGATGGCGAGTACAAAGGCCAAAGCCATGCTGAAGTCATGGATATCTCATCAACAGCAGATGATGCTGTATTGCTGAAGGATGATCCGCCTCCACCGTCGCCGGCTTCAACTGTAGGGAGCAAATCTACAACACCAAATGCTAGTGGATAA
- the LOC107490343 gene encoding LEAF RUST 10 DISEASE-RESISTANCE LOCUS RECEPTOR-LIKE PROTEIN KINASE-like 1.2 isoform X2, with amino-acid sequence MDWHVHSELPMVLACIGTVISLLLTAALPPSLSQSPPSNHSLCKHPYECGEYKLYYPFWGEDRPVQCGGDKKLKLSCGTESGKYGGEIDYAYIETDSQRFKVVGNDDAVNTTFTLVPLPVADREHDVCSMNFNYALNYLPFTYNQIVHNITIFYDCTYSRDYQSLGCGGSGDVVYYNGTENGVLASHEELKDCQHRIQVAAEAVELNGVGVDDAFPLYFGKGVSVSYTYSQDCMRCVESKGSCGSNDAHAFTCYCPDGSIALPCSHPAPAPAPAPRPDYRSREKRNHWRWIVLIVAAAVIGLVALAMAVIFYQRRKKTSYGLSYTQPRSLSSDPSSWKDTEKGSQYFGAHLFTYTELEEATNFFDPSRELGDGGFGTVYYGQLPDGRCIAVKRLYENNYRRVEQFMNEIEILTRLRHKNLVSLFGCTSRHSRELLLVYEYIANGTVADHLHGNRAKAGTLPWHIRMNIALETATALAYLHDSEIIHRDVKTNNILLDSNFVVKVADFGLSRLFPNNVTHVSTVPQGTPGYVDPEYHECYQLTVKSDVYSFGVVLVELISSLPAVDITRHRHEINLSTMAINKIQNQALHELVDKNLGFDSDLKVRKMINAVAELAFQCLQSSKDMRPSMQEVVDTLKDIQSDGEYKGQSHAEVMDISSTADDAVLLKDDPPPPSPASTVGSKSTTPNASG; translated from the exons ATGGATTGGCACGTCCATAGCGAACTCCCCATGGTGCTTGCATGCATAGGGACCGTCATCTCTTTGTTGCTGACAGCCGCTTTGCCGCCATCCCTCTCCCAATCACCACCTTCCAATCACTCCCTCTGTAAGCATCCATATGAGTGTGGCGAATACAAATTATACTACCCTTTCTGGGGGGAAGACAGACCAGTCCAGTGTGGCGGCGACAAAAAACTCAAGCTTTCATGCGGGACGGAGAGTGGTAAATACGGCGGGGAGATCGATTACGCTTATATTGAAACGGACTCACAACGTTTCAAAGTGGTGGGAAATGATGACGCCGTAAATACTACTTTTACATTGGTGCCCTTGCCAGTCGCTGACAGAGAACATGATGTTTGCTCTATGAATTTCAATTATGCTCTGAATTACCTTCCATTCACCTATAACCAAATAGTGCACAACATCACCATATTCTATGATTGCACCTACTCTCGGGATTATCAAAGCCTAGGGTGCGGGGGTAGTGGTGATGTTGTATATTATAACGGTACGGAAAATGGGGTGCTGGCAAGTCATGAAGAGCTTAAGGATTGCCAACATCGTATCCAAGTGGCCGCTGAGGCTGTTGAGTTGAACGGGGTCGGAGTTGATGATGCTTTTCCTCTGTATTTCGGTAAAGGTGTGTCGGTGAGCTACACTTATTCTCAAGATTGTATGAGATGCGTGGAGAGTAAAGGAAGTTGCGGGAGCAACGATGCGCATGCATTTACCTGCTATTGCCCTGATGGATCTATTGCCCTCCCATGTTCTCATCCTGCTCCTGCTCCTGCTCCTGCTCCTCGTCCCGATTATCGTTCTCGAGAAAAGA GAAATCACTGGAGATGGATAGTCCTTATAG TTGCTGCTGCTGTGATTGGATTGGTAGCCCTTGCCATGGCCGTTATTTTCTATCAAAGGCGAAAGAAGACCAGTTATGGATTGTCTTATACACAGCCACGGAGCTTGTCTTCTGATCCATCATCTTGGAAAGATACTGAGAAGGGAAGTCAATACTTTGGAGCGCACCTCTTTACCTATACTGAACTTGAAGAGGCTACTAACTTCTTTGACCCATCCAGAGAACTAGGAGATGGAGGTTTCGGGACAGTGTATTATG GACAACTACCAGATGGACGTTGCATCGCAGTGAAGCGGTTATATGAGAACAATTACAGGAGAGTAGAACAATTCATGAATGAAATTGAGATCCTAACTCGCCTACGCCACAAAAACCTTGTCTCACTATTTGGATGCACTTCTCGCCACAGCCGTGAACTTCTGCTTGTCTATGAGTATATTGCAAATGGAACTGTTGCTGATCATCTTCATGGAAACCGAGCCAAAGCTGGTACACTGCCCTGGCATATTAGGATGAACATTGCCCTGGAGACTGCAACTGCCTTGGCATATCTTCATGATTCTGAAATCATCCATAGAGATGTCAAAACCAATAATATTCTTCTTGACAGCAACTTTGTTGTGAAAGTCGCAGATTTTGGACTTTCGCGCCTTTTTCCAAACAATGTCACCCATGTTTCAACCGTTCCACAAGGGACACCTGGTTATGTGGATCCCGAGTACCATGAATGCTACCAGCTTACTGTCAAAAGTGATGTTTATAGCTTTGGAGTTGTGTTGGTTGAGCTGATATCATCCTTGCCGGCTGTTGATATCACAAGGCATCGGCACGAAATCAATTTGTCCACCATGGCCATTAACAAGATTCAGAATCAGGCACTGCATGAGCTAGTGGACAAAAATCTTGGGTTTGATTCAGATTTGAAGGTAAGGAAGATGATAAATGCAGTAGCCGAGTTAGCATTTCAGTGCTTGCAGAGTTCCAAAGATATGAGACCTTCAATGCAAGAAGTAGTGGATACTCTCAAGGATATACAGAGTGATGGCGAGTACAAAGGCCAAAGCCATGCTGAAGTCATGGATATCTCATCAACAGCAGATGATGCTGTATTGCTGAAGGATGATCCGCCTCCACCGTCGCCGGCTTCAACTGTAGGGAGCAAATCTACAACACCAAATGCTAGTGGATAA